A single bacterium HR11 DNA region contains:
- the qgdA_1 gene encoding Quinohemoprotein alcohol dehydrogenase ADH-IIG, with translation MHSLSKLFLTFVGFVGLSLASPGGGEDLPAVCDFAALRARWPKESCEALTSIQAGLPDLLRRVRPYTQTYVLVLLDRPDGVPRAWDDPVLSRLRVGLLADTPAETIAARYKFAQVVPYPLSPAGACALFADLHRGKIDAGLVWAPLAGYFVAVTDVENRLQALPVPQPLPPLEWPKSAWEGASASDSDLFRCADRIQGVLESYGVAPAELLTANVEESSVIPDQPPPEDLAAARVGEALYYRYCDRCHGTQAVLGRRGLELRQRFLQLSYPEFIRAIWEGRPGRGMPAYRGLLDKTQIEALYQYLRALTLGKIAPRQSTD, from the coding sequence ATGCATTCATTATCTAAGCTTTTTCTCACCTTTGTGGGGTTCGTCGGTCTTTCCCTGGCGTCTCCGGGCGGGGGGGAGGATCTACCGGCCGTGTGTGACTTTGCCGCCCTTCGGGCCCGCTGGCCGAAGGAATCCTGCGAGGCCCTGACGTCTATACAGGCTGGTCTCCCGGACCTTCTCCGACGGGTGCGCCCTTACACGCAAACCTATGTCTTGGTACTCCTCGACAGACCGGACGGTGTTCCCCGGGCCTGGGACGACCCGGTCTTGTCTCGCCTCCGGGTCGGTCTCCTGGCCGATACCCCGGCCGAGACGATCGCGGCCCGCTATAAGTTCGCCCAAGTCGTACCTTATCCCCTTTCGCCGGCAGGTGCGTGCGCGCTCTTTGCAGACCTTCATCGGGGGAAGATTGACGCCGGCCTGGTTTGGGCGCCCCTGGCCGGTTACTTCGTGGCCGTCACGGACGTGGAAAACCGCCTCCAAGCGCTTCCGGTCCCTCAACCCCTTCCGCCCCTGGAGTGGCCGAAATCCGCCTGGGAGGGGGCATCCGCGTCGGATTCGGACCTCTTCCGGTGCGCCGACCGGATTCAGGGTGTCTTGGAATCCTACGGCGTCGCGCCCGCCGAGTTACTGACGGCGAACGTCGAAGAGTCTTCCGTGATTCCGGACCAGCCCCCGCCGGAGGACCTGGCGGCGGCCCGGGTCGGGGAGGCGCTGTATTATCGTTACTGCGACCGGTGTCATGGGACTCAGGCCGTCTTAGGCCGCCGGGGTCTGGAGCTTCGACAACGCTTTCTCCAACTCAGCTACCCCGAATTCATCCGGGCTATCTGGGAGGGCCGGCCTGGCCGCGGTATGCCGGCCTATCGGGGCCTATTGGATAAGACCCAAATAGAGGCCCTTTACCAGTACCTGCGCGCGCTTACGCTGGGGAAGATAGCGCCCCGCCAGTCGACGGATTAA
- the trpA gene encoding Tryptophan synthase alpha chain — protein MGGRSLQLIVYYPYAFPDPPTSLDVLETLLAMGVPTVEVGYPFSDPIADGPTIQKAVAWALRHRPRLTRLLDDLRGLCRRWPDRRFYLMTYLNPLHRMGLERAAAASAEAGLAGWIVPDLPLEEAGPVADFLEAQGLALVLLASNNLSDDRLAAVARRSRGFVYAVSTLGVTGMRDTLDPLLGSFLQRLRAVSPVPVYVGFGISKPEHIRAVADLCDGVIVGSAVVQAVLDRPDRPVEAVRSVVGPLLDAIRALAGT, from the coding sequence ATGGGGGGACGCTCCCTGCAACTCATCGTGTACTACCCGTATGCCTTTCCGGACCCGCCGACCTCTCTGGACGTCTTGGAAACCCTCCTGGCGATGGGCGTCCCGACCGTCGAGGTCGGCTACCCCTTTTCGGACCCCATCGCCGATGGGCCGACGATCCAGAAGGCCGTCGCCTGGGCTCTGCGACATCGACCCCGACTGACCCGGCTCTTGGACGACCTCAGGGGGCTCTGCCGACGGTGGCCGGACCGGCGATTCTACCTAATGACCTATCTGAATCCCCTCCACCGGATGGGCCTGGAGCGGGCGGCCGCCGCCTCGGCCGAGGCCGGCCTGGCGGGCTGGATCGTTCCGGACCTGCCTTTGGAAGAGGCCGGGCCCGTCGCCGACTTCCTGGAGGCCCAGGGGTTGGCCTTGGTCCTATTGGCCTCGAACAATCTCTCGGATGACCGCCTGGCGGCCGTCGCCCGGCGGTCCCGGGGCTTCGTGTACGCCGTCTCGACCCTCGGCGTGACGGGCATGCGGGACACGCTGGACCCCCTCCTGGGGTCGTTCCTCCAACGCCTCCGGGCCGTCAGCCCCGTGCCGGTCTATGTCGGCTTCGGCATCTCGAAACCGGAGCACATCCGAGCCGTCGCCGACCTGTGCGACGGGGTCATCGTCGGGAGCGCCGTCGTCCAAGCCGTCCTGGACCGACCCGACCGGCCTGTCGAGGCCGTCCGGTCCGTCGTCGGCCCCCTCCTGGACGCCATTCGGGCTTTGGCCGGGACTTGA